The following proteins are encoded in a genomic region of Archangium lipolyticum:
- a CDS encoding RNA polymerase sigma factor, giving the protein MSLSPEVVEVLVEHHRKFLDFLVPRVGTPEAAEELLQAAFVKGMESGSSPREEDRAVAWFYRLLRNALVDAHRRKQRELRALEAQAAESPLSTEEVEDLEQTVCGCVTELADTLKPEYAAILQRVDLAGVSLSTFAAEAGITPNNAAVRLHRARQALGRRLVDLCGTCCTHGCVDCTCTPR; this is encoded by the coding sequence ATGAGCCTGAGTCCCGAAGTGGTGGAGGTGCTCGTCGAGCACCACCGGAAGTTCCTGGACTTCCTCGTCCCCCGTGTCGGTACGCCCGAGGCGGCCGAGGAGCTCCTCCAGGCCGCCTTCGTCAAGGGCATGGAGAGCGGCAGCTCCCCGCGGGAGGAGGATCGCGCGGTGGCCTGGTTCTACCGGCTGCTGCGCAACGCGCTGGTGGACGCCCACCGCCGCAAGCAACGGGAGCTCCGGGCACTGGAGGCCCAGGCCGCGGAGTCCCCCCTCTCCACCGAGGAGGTGGAAGACCTCGAGCAAACGGTCTGCGGCTGCGTCACGGAGCTGGCCGACACGCTCAAGCCCGAGTACGCCGCCATCCTCCAGCGCGTGGACCTGGCGGGCGTCTCCCTCTCCACCTTCGCCGCGGAAGCGGGCATCACCCCCAACAACGCGGCGGTGCGGCTGCACCGGGCCCGCCAGGCACTGGGCCGACGCCTCGTGGACCTCTGTGGGACGTGTTGTACGCACGGGTGCGTGGACTGCACCTGCACCCCCCGGTAA
- a CDS encoding peptidoglycan recognition protein family protein, protein MNVQRPPSPATARLTATRTASAAALPVPPPGLREGDKGPKVQQLQNALVKLGYMTKAQVTTGPGIFGPKTEAAVKKFQADKKLPTTGYYGELTHAALKKALGGSSKPPVEGPSKPGSKPGTFTKPPVISAPSPNYNERGGKDIDTIVLHHTASNDGKGDLAWMRNPKSQVSAHYMVDRDGKIYQLVGDSKRAWHAGQGALHGVPTDVNGRSIGIEIVNDGSGKTPFTDAQYKALTQLTGYLKQEYKVPMNNIVGHKDVAVPKGRKNDPAANFDWNRLRKGIS, encoded by the coding sequence ATGAACGTCCAGCGTCCGCCCTCACCTGCTACTGCCCGGCTCACCGCCACCCGCACGGCCAGTGCTGCCGCGTTGCCCGTGCCCCCTCCCGGGCTGCGCGAGGGTGACAAGGGCCCGAAGGTGCAGCAGCTCCAGAATGCGCTGGTGAAGCTCGGCTACATGACGAAGGCGCAGGTGACCACCGGCCCCGGCATCTTCGGTCCCAAGACGGAAGCCGCGGTGAAGAAGTTCCAGGCGGACAAGAAGCTGCCCACCACCGGCTACTACGGCGAGCTGACGCACGCGGCCCTCAAGAAAGCCCTGGGCGGCTCGTCCAAGCCCCCGGTGGAGGGCCCCTCCAAGCCGGGCTCGAAGCCGGGCACCTTCACCAAGCCGCCCGTCATCAGCGCCCCCTCCCCCAACTACAACGAGCGCGGCGGCAAGGACATCGACACCATCGTCCTGCACCACACGGCCTCCAACGATGGCAAGGGCGACCTGGCCTGGATGCGCAACCCGAAGAGCCAGGTGTCCGCGCACTACATGGTGGACCGCGACGGCAAAATCTACCAGCTCGTCGGTGACAGCAAGCGCGCCTGGCACGCGGGCCAGGGCGCGCTGCATGGCGTGCCCACCGACGTCAACGGGCGCTCCATCGGCATTGAGATCGTCAACGACGGCAGCGGCAAGACGCCCTTCACCGACGCTCAGTACAAGGCCCTCACCCAGCTCACCGGCTACCTCAAGCAGGAGTACAAGGTGCCGATGAACAACATCGTCGGGCACAAGGACGTCGCCGTCCCCAAGGGCCGCAAGAACGACCCGGCCGCCAACTTCGATTGGAACCGGCTGCGCAAGGGCATCTCCTGA
- a CDS encoding Ppx/GppA phosphatase family protein, translating into MPRYATIDVGTNAVLLLVADRQPDGRFQAVRERAEITRLGRGVDKSRRLSPEGMEDTLQVLSDFASEARSLGAEAIAVSATSAARDAENGAGFLSAARQRAGVTVDIISGEWEAQLCFTSAYADFGRDASGPLVVMDTGGGSTEFIYGDTQGRVSFCHSFDVGSVRMTERYVTSDPLTAEDRARVEAHLRETFSALPPCPPGARLVGMSGTVTTLFAVQHSIDPYDSERVHGGTLLLVQLEALADKLCGLSLAERQKLPGLQPKREDVIPAGALILLDGLRALGLDRCLVSDRGLCWGLLAHHFGATHS; encoded by the coding sequence ATGCCTCGGTACGCCACCATCGACGTGGGGACCAACGCGGTCCTCCTGCTCGTCGCCGACCGACAGCCCGATGGCCGCTTCCAGGCCGTTCGAGAGCGCGCTGAAATCACCCGCCTGGGCCGGGGCGTGGACAAGAGCCGCCGCCTCTCGCCCGAGGGCATGGAGGACACCCTCCAGGTGCTCTCCGATTTCGCCTCCGAGGCCCGGAGCCTCGGCGCGGAGGCCATCGCCGTGTCCGCCACCAGCGCCGCGCGCGACGCGGAGAACGGTGCCGGGTTCCTCTCCGCCGCCAGACAGCGCGCTGGCGTCACCGTGGACATCATCTCCGGCGAATGGGAGGCGCAGCTGTGCTTCACCTCGGCCTACGCGGACTTCGGGCGTGACGCCTCGGGGCCCCTCGTGGTGATGGATACCGGTGGCGGCTCCACCGAGTTCATCTATGGCGACACCCAGGGCCGCGTGTCCTTCTGCCACAGCTTCGATGTGGGCTCGGTGCGCATGACCGAGCGCTACGTGACGTCGGATCCGCTGACCGCCGAGGACCGGGCCCGCGTGGAGGCCCACCTGCGCGAGACGTTCTCCGCCCTGCCTCCCTGCCCGCCGGGCGCCCGGCTCGTGGGCATGTCCGGCACGGTGACGACGCTCTTCGCCGTGCAGCACTCCATCGACCCGTACGACTCCGAGCGCGTGCACGGCGGCACCCTCCTGCTCGTCCAATTGGAGGCGTTGGCGGACAAGTTGTGCGGGTTGTCGCTCGCCGAGCGCCAGAAGCTGCCCGGCCTCCAGCCCAAGCGCGAGGACGTGATTCCCGCCGGTGCCCTCATCCTGCTCGATGGTCTTCGGGCACTCGGGCTCGACCGCTGCCTCGTGAGCGACCGGGGCCTGTGTTGGGGCCTGCTCGCGCACCATTTCGGAGCCA
- a CDS encoding DUF2019 domain-containing protein, with product MKIEELVEQFAQHVQAETEAGWQGDAKAANRHVDEYLAVFDELRALGDTGRDALAALFKHPRMDVRVAAAAFLLRHRTEEAKAVLEDAAKGKGLVPFEAQQALKRWEEGTWALDPA from the coding sequence ATGAAGATCGAAGAATTGGTTGAGCAGTTCGCCCAGCATGTGCAAGCAGAGACAGAGGCTGGCTGGCAAGGAGACGCTAAAGCCGCGAACAGGCATGTCGATGAGTACCTCGCGGTTTTCGACGAACTCCGCGCCCTTGGAGATACAGGACGCGATGCGCTTGCCGCTCTTTTCAAACATCCCCGCATGGATGTCCGCGTTGCAGCGGCGGCGTTCCTGCTCCGCCACCGCACGGAGGAGGCCAAGGCGGTGCTGGAAGATGCCGCGAAAGGCAAGGGGTTGGTCCCCTTCGAGGCGCAGCAGGCATTGAAGCGGTGGGAGGAAGGTACCTGGGCCTTGGATCCGGCATGA
- a CDS encoding cation diffusion facilitator family transporter, producing the protein MSGHHQHSHSTPSPGRAFAVGVALNVGFVAVEATFGILSNSLALLADAGHNLSDVLGLLLAWGATLLAQQRPTPRRTYGLRGSSILAALFNALFLLVAVGGIAWEAIQRLGKPAPVASTTVMLVAGVGIVINTATALLFWKGRERDANIRGAFLHMAADAGVSLGVVLAGALIHFTGWAWMDPVVTLAIAALIVLGTWGLLKEAVDLALHAVPRGINLAAVEARLAQAPGVTRVHDLHVWGMSTTETALTAHLVMPRAPDGDGFLAGLKQQLHDEFGIEHVTLQIEQGALTHCCSLQEPTQSRPTAHAGCGGHHVVDGAR; encoded by the coding sequence ATGTCAGGCCACCACCAACACTCCCACTCCACCCCGTCTCCCGGACGGGCCTTCGCCGTCGGCGTGGCGCTCAACGTGGGCTTCGTCGCCGTCGAGGCCACCTTCGGCATCCTCTCCAACTCCCTCGCGCTGCTCGCCGACGCCGGGCACAACCTGAGCGACGTCCTCGGCCTCTTGCTGGCCTGGGGGGCAACCCTCCTGGCCCAGCAGCGCCCGACCCCACGGCGCACCTACGGGCTGCGCGGTTCATCCATCCTGGCGGCCCTCTTCAACGCCCTCTTCCTGCTCGTCGCGGTGGGCGGCATCGCCTGGGAAGCCATCCAGCGCCTGGGGAAGCCCGCTCCCGTCGCCAGCACCACCGTCATGCTCGTGGCCGGCGTGGGCATCGTCATCAACACCGCCACGGCGTTGCTCTTCTGGAAGGGCCGCGAGCGCGACGCCAACATCCGCGGCGCATTCCTCCACATGGCCGCCGACGCCGGCGTCTCGCTGGGCGTCGTCCTGGCGGGTGCCCTCATCCACTTCACCGGTTGGGCGTGGATGGACCCGGTGGTGACGCTCGCCATCGCCGCCCTCATCGTCCTCGGCACCTGGGGGCTGCTGAAGGAGGCGGTGGACCTGGCGCTCCACGCTGTCCCCCGGGGCATCAACCTGGCGGCCGTGGAGGCGCGGCTCGCCCAGGCCCCCGGAGTCACCCGGGTGCATGACCTGCACGTCTGGGGAATGAGCACCACCGAGACGGCCCTCACGGCCCACCTCGTCATGCCCCGGGCTCCTGACGGCGACGGCTTCCTCGCGGGTCTGAAGCAGCAGCTCCATGACGAGTTCGGCATCGAGCACGTCACCCTCCAAATCGAGCAGGGCGCACTCACCCACTGCTGCTCTCTCCAGGAGCCCACGCAGAGCCGGCCCACCGCCCACGCCGGGTGCGGAGGCCACCATGTAGTCGATGGCGCGCGGTAG